From the genome of Clostridium sp. BNL1100, one region includes:
- a CDS encoding helix-turn-helix domain-containing protein has protein sequence MMKNYSIIVKLMIVLSLFIIIPIITITFIFNYGIMKYSEDEIGRSGLGKLDSAKSVTDLLAQTISNESLHLSLDETLNKLYGMDDIHQAIKDSDNNLMLYQFVSKLSDIVKTNNAYSSVYLYLDNSNYVATSNGVYPKDNFPDDTWLKSYIKSKELGEPLSWTNPRPSDTNGNSSVISYIFPLTYTTNLKGSITINVYESRLSTLINSNNYDISDFISIINSKGEVISSVDKSILNKNLSNISYISKILGSSIERGHFIESINGKRFLITYLKTGAENWTYVGVFSLNTLTTKVNSLKMSIIYISIFLLVLFVLLSYVISRRLFNPVKKLVQEIKSRKGIDIIGNGNEFTLLSKTFDAMIKQEDQLFRTIEKDHKNLRENYLLSLLRGKPSIVEDEMNLFPLKNTLCCVIYIDKYNDFVSNFSYEHQYYLKSVILNLSEEKVGESYKCSGVVLDGDKMVLIVNISAEDAVSVTSVLKNAFSIVQREAAKVIETTISVCLGGIYDDILNIRNSYNEAQNLIKQRFMMGHEAFISQKEESSDTNKYFYPFNIEKQLFNNIDIGSKDALLISLSCFFDEIKQNKNLSYDNVMLILNQLLGNTIKYLLDLNISVSKVFGNDFNIYSKLAEIETLDEAGLFLSNIYLQIIEYNEKFKVEGTSHIVKILDYIHKNYKKDIAINTLAEHVGLSYSHVRKIFNDETGENIVNYINNMRIEEAQRLLRQTNMNINDIALSLGYNNKQSFNRFFKKYVGINPGEYRSIKAN, from the coding sequence ATGATGAAAAATTATTCGATAATTGTGAAATTAATGATTGTCCTTTCTCTTTTTATAATAATACCTATTATTACTATTACTTTTATTTTCAATTATGGGATAATGAAGTACTCAGAAGATGAAATAGGTCGTTCCGGTCTTGGTAAGCTTGATTCTGCAAAAAGCGTTACTGATCTTTTGGCTCAGACTATTAGTAATGAGAGCCTTCATCTTTCTTTGGATGAAACTCTTAACAAATTATATGGCATGGATGATATACATCAAGCCATTAAGGACAGCGATAACAATTTAATGCTGTATCAGTTTGTATCCAAGCTATCAGACATAGTTAAAACTAACAATGCCTATTCCTCCGTGTACTTGTACTTAGACAATTCAAATTATGTAGCAACAAGCAATGGCGTGTATCCCAAGGATAACTTTCCCGATGATACCTGGCTTAAATCCTATATAAAAAGCAAAGAGTTGGGAGAGCCGTTATCATGGACAAATCCCAGACCAAGCGATACCAACGGAAACAGCTCCGTTATTTCATATATATTCCCTTTAACCTATACCACAAATCTTAAAGGGTCTATTACCATAAATGTATATGAAAGCAGACTTAGCACATTAATAAACAGCAATAACTACGATATCAGCGACTTTATAAGTATTATAAATTCCAAGGGTGAAGTAATATCTTCTGTTGATAAGAGCATCCTAAATAAGAACTTGTCAAATATATCCTATATATCCAAGATTCTGGGCAGTAGTATAGAAAGAGGACATTTTATAGAAAGCATTAACGGTAAAAGGTTTCTTATTACATATCTGAAAACTGGAGCCGAAAATTGGACATATGTAGGTGTCTTTTCTCTGAATACCCTGACTACCAAGGTAAACTCACTGAAAATGTCCATAATTTATATTTCAATATTCTTATTAGTACTTTTTGTACTGCTGTCATATGTAATTTCACGTAGATTGTTCAACCCCGTAAAAAAACTGGTACAGGAAATAAAATCCAGAAAAGGTATTGACATTATAGGAAATGGAAATGAGTTCACCCTTCTGTCCAAAACCTTTGATGCTATGATAAAGCAAGAGGATCAGTTATTCCGTACCATTGAAAAGGATCATAAAAATCTCCGTGAAAACTATTTACTGAGCCTTTTAAGAGGAAAGCCTTCAATCGTCGAAGATGAAATGAATCTTTTCCCGTTGAAGAACACCCTGTGCTGTGTAATATACATAGATAAGTACAATGATTTCGTATCAAACTTCTCATACGAGCATCAGTATTATCTTAAATCAGTAATATTGAACCTGTCTGAAGAAAAGGTAGGTGAATCTTATAAATGTTCAGGTGTTGTTTTAGATGGGGATAAGATGGTTCTTATCGTAAATATTTCCGCTGAGGATGCTGTAAGTGTTACTTCCGTATTGAAAAATGCTTTCTCTATTGTTCAGAGGGAAGCGGCAAAAGTTATAGAAACAACCATATCTGTTTGTCTCGGAGGTATTTACGATGACATTCTGAATATAAGGAATTCGTATAATGAGGCGCAGAATCTCATAAAACAAAGATTTATGATGGGACACGAGGCTTTTATAAGTCAAAAGGAAGAGTCATCTGACACCAACAAGTATTTTTACCCCTTTAATATAGAAAAACAGCTATTCAACAATATTGATATCGGTTCAAAAGATGCACTTTTAATTTCCCTAAGCTGTTTTTTTGATGAAATTAAGCAAAATAAGAACCTCAGCTATGACAATGTTATGCTCATACTGAACCAGTTACTTGGAAACACCATTAAGTATTTGCTGGATTTAAACATCAGCGTCAGCAAGGTTTTTGGAAATGACTTTAACATATACAGTAAGCTTGCAGAGATTGAAACTCTTGACGAGGCAGGTTTGTTCCTGTCAAATATTTATTTGCAGATTATTGAGTACAATGAAAAGTTCAAGGTTGAAGGGACATCCCATATAGTCAAAATTTTGGATTACATTCATAAAAATTACAAAAAGGATATTGCAATTAATACTCTTGCAGAACATGTGGGACTTAGCTATTCCCACGTAAGAAAGATATTTAATGACGAGACCGGTGAGAACATTGTTAACTATATAAACAACATGAGAATTGAAGAAGCACAGCGACTCCTGCGTCAAACAAACATGAATATTAATGATATAGCACTTAGTCTAGGATATAACAATAAACAGAGCTTCAACAGGTTCTTTAAGAAATATGTAGGTATTAACCCCGGAGAATACAGAAGTATAAAGGCCAATTGA
- a CDS encoding carbohydrate ABC transporter permease, with protein sequence MVYKTSDKVFNIFINIITLISVILCLFPVLNVVAVSLSSNSAILASKVFVWPVNFNVESYKAILKDSTMIWSLVYTVIITLAYTIIGMFLTICAAYPLTKQRLKGRNVIMLMIIFTMYFSGGLIPDYMLVKNLHMLDSSWSLILPGVLSAFNLIVLKSFFTSLPESLEESAILDGCNDIGVLFRIVLPLSKPVLATLSLFYAVGKWNSFMDALFYISDSKLYPLQLKLYQIIVNSQTVDASIGDGNMSQNLLPESLKAACVVFATLPIVLVYPKLQKHFVSGIMIGAVKG encoded by the coding sequence ATGGTTTATAAAACCAGTGATAAGGTTTTTAATATATTTATAAATATAATTACGTTAATTAGTGTTATACTCTGCTTGTTCCCGGTATTAAATGTTGTGGCTGTTTCATTAAGCTCTAATTCGGCTATACTGGCATCAAAGGTTTTTGTTTGGCCTGTAAACTTTAATGTTGAATCATATAAGGCTATCCTTAAAGATTCAACAATGATTTGGTCGCTCGTGTATACGGTCATTATTACTCTTGCGTACACTATAATCGGTATGTTCCTGACAATTTGCGCAGCATACCCTCTCACTAAGCAGAGGCTTAAAGGAAGAAATGTAATAATGCTGATGATTATATTTACAATGTATTTCAGCGGTGGACTTATACCAGATTATATGTTGGTTAAAAACCTGCATATGCTGGATAGTTCATGGAGTTTGATATTACCCGGAGTTTTAAGTGCATTTAATCTGATAGTTTTGAAATCATTCTTTACATCTTTACCTGAGAGTCTTGAAGAATCAGCAATCCTTGACGGATGTAATGATATAGGTGTTCTTTTCAGGATTGTACTCCCTTTGTCAAAGCCTGTACTTGCTACACTGAGTCTGTTCTATGCAGTTGGAAAGTGGAACAGCTTCATGGACGCTCTCTTTTATATTTCTGATTCAAAACTATATCCATTGCAGTTAAAGCTATACCAGATAATTGTTAACAGCCAGACCGTAGATGCATCCATAGGAGACGGAAATATGTCACAGAACCTTCTGCCGGAAAGTCTTAAAGCTGCCTGTGTAGTATTTGCTACATTACCGATAGTTCTTGTATATCCAAAGCTTCAGAAACACTTCGTAAGCGGCATAATGATTGGTGCTGTTAAAGGTTGA
- a CDS encoding response regulator: MRQDKLKVMLVDDEENTRNLLRLVLDWEAMGFEIAGEASSGQEGLNLVDELLPDLIVTDIKMPFMDGLEFARLVAENYPTIKVIVLTAYEEFEYAKQGIKMGISDFLLKPIKRSEIKESIENIRKKILNERIDREEYNKVREKLKESLPILIEKLLNDLVMSNNLPQDINEKLEYYNLSILKKYFQIAVVSVGEVPSIKDQENTIVHQILYIDIIKQYFKADKNIIVFDNNRGNTVIINSDKQVNLPECCEQIKTMIINKLKCDISIGLSNIYTQLDKLHQGYKEALEALNYKAIYGSNIVIQYRDICIDRQKPSSINIVDIGMEEVTFYIRAGIADKAKELLRERFFRIRDISLSSSNELRVMGISMITAVLDSISEMDLNLNEIFGSVSSLYSDVLEFNNVSEIEAYIIDVTEKLTKAINLLREKKKKSIMDNIISYLKDNISNSELTLTALASHFFINPSYLSRTFKQHTGYTFVEYLTRLRIQKAIELFNSCDAMAYEVAEKVGIPDPNYFGKCFKKYTGFSINDYKKQR, encoded by the coding sequence ATGAGACAAGATAAATTAAAAGTTATGTTAGTTGATGATGAAGAGAATACAAGGAACCTTCTCCGTCTGGTATTGGATTGGGAGGCAATGGGATTTGAAATAGCAGGTGAAGCCTCCAGTGGTCAGGAGGGCTTAAATCTTGTGGACGAATTGCTGCCGGATCTGATTGTAACAGATATAAAGATGCCTTTCATGGATGGCTTGGAATTTGCACGGCTGGTGGCAGAAAACTACCCCACAATAAAGGTTATTGTGCTGACTGCATATGAAGAGTTTGAGTATGCAAAGCAGGGAATAAAGATGGGTATTTCCGATTTTCTGCTAAAACCAATAAAAAGAAGTGAAATAAAGGAATCTATTGAGAATATCCGAAAAAAAATATTGAATGAACGAATAGATAGGGAAGAATATAATAAGGTTAGGGAGAAACTCAAGGAAAGCCTTCCTATATTAATCGAAAAACTTCTCAATGACCTGGTTATGTCAAACAATTTGCCTCAAGATATAAATGAAAAACTTGAGTACTATAATCTATCTATACTGAAGAAGTATTTTCAAATAGCAGTAGTTTCCGTAGGAGAAGTACCAAGTATAAAGGACCAGGAAAATACTATTGTTCACCAGATTTTATATATTGACATAATAAAGCAATACTTCAAAGCTGATAAAAATATTATAGTATTTGATAATAATAGAGGAAATACTGTAATAATAAATTCAGATAAGCAGGTAAATTTACCGGAATGCTGTGAACAAATCAAGACAATGATAATAAATAAATTAAAATGTGATATAAGTATTGGACTTAGTAATATTTATACCCAGCTGGATAAACTGCATCAGGGGTATAAAGAGGCTCTTGAAGCACTGAACTACAAGGCGATCTATGGAAGTAACATTGTAATTCAATACAGGGATATATGCATAGACAGACAAAAGCCGTCTTCTATAAACATAGTTGATATCGGCATGGAAGAGGTTACCTTTTATATAAGAGCCGGAATTGCAGACAAGGCTAAGGAACTGCTGCGTGAAAGATTTTTCAGAATAAGAGATATCAGTTTATCAAGCAGCAACGAACTAAGGGTTATGGGGATCAGCATGATAACAGCGGTACTTGATTCCATAAGCGAAATGGACCTTAATCTGAATGAGATTTTTGGCTCGGTATCATCTTTGTACTCGGATGTGCTTGAATTTAATAATGTATCAGAAATAGAAGCTTACATAATAGATGTTACGGAAAAACTCACAAAAGCTATAAACCTCCTACGTGAAAAAAAGAAAAAAAGTATCATGGATAATATAATATCCTATCTCAAAGACAATATATCGAATTCTGAACTTACATTAACGGCACTTGCATCGCATTTTTTTATTAACCCAAGTTATTTGAGCAGGACATTCAAGCAGCACACTGGCTATACTTTTGTAGAATATTTAACACGTCTCAGAATACAGAAAGCCATAGAACTATTTAACAGCTGCGATGCAATGGCATATGAGGTGGCTGAAAAGGTGGGAATACCGGATCCTAACTATTTCGGAAAATGCTTTAAAAAGTATACGGGATTTTCTATAAACGACTATAAAAAGCAAAGGTAA
- a CDS encoding histidine kinase, producing MKKLKSLCKLIYSNLNISAKMTILYLAFLILSVMLTSVVYYRLNYHLALQKNRDLSMQTLYSLKSNIYSMLDNVSFNSRTIMANLDIQDLLTDVNMTNTPEAQRKISSYLVTLMDSTPHIKSVYIFDNYDNRYGSDKKYLKKLNIGNIKNAWWYDDVVKQQGYYIVRLNADRVFNITTGEKTMSLLRIINNTTTQNPIGLLMVNISEDGFKNCYSEIVQKYGTRIIILDENNQIISTNDDLGQEEYQNILAEQANKAYKSSVLDHNNKPYLYSTMFLDKYSWKMIIGIPLEQLEAEGSLYKMVSLLIIILNGIFLCIGIVFVSRLITSPIHKLLKSMKAVEQGEFNVVQMETVNDEIGQLKNGYNLMVVEIQNLIKKIVNEQRTKRKAELNILQEQIKPHFLYNTLDAMGYLALAGKNEEVYEAIEAMGGYYRKSLSKGSEIISVADEIEIVKDYVYLQLLRYGDIFTVHYDLDEDTFKYKTVKLVLQPLVENSIYHGIKPKGEYGDIYISSKIENEHVVFIVEDNGLGMNKEDLKLLEDHRLDGNLNSFGLRGTIQRIKIYYDRENLYSIESTYKKGTKITLRVPIHQEVSNETR from the coding sequence ATGAAAAAGCTAAAAAGTCTATGCAAGCTTATTTATTCCAATTTAAATATATCTGCAAAGATGACTATATTGTATCTGGCATTCCTTATCCTATCAGTAATGTTAACGTCAGTTGTATACTACAGGCTTAATTACCATCTGGCGCTCCAAAAGAACAGGGATTTATCCATGCAAACGTTGTATTCACTAAAATCAAACATATACAGTATGCTTGACAACGTTAGCTTTAATTCTCGTACCATAATGGCAAACCTTGACATACAGGACTTGCTGACAGACGTGAATATGACAAATACACCGGAAGCACAGAGGAAAATTTCCAGCTATCTTGTAACACTTATGGATTCAACTCCCCACATAAAATCTGTTTACATATTTGATAATTACGATAATCGTTACGGTTCAGATAAAAAATATCTTAAAAAACTAAATATAGGTAATATAAAGAATGCATGGTGGTATGATGATGTAGTTAAACAGCAGGGATATTACATTGTAAGACTCAATGCTGACCGGGTATTTAATATAACTACAGGTGAAAAGACCATGTCGCTGCTTCGTATAATAAACAACACTACTACTCAAAATCCCATCGGATTATTGATGGTAAATATATCTGAAGATGGATTTAAAAATTGCTATAGTGAAATAGTCCAGAAATACGGGACACGCATAATTATACTTGATGAAAACAATCAGATAATTTCTACAAACGATGACCTTGGGCAGGAAGAATATCAGAACATACTTGCTGAACAGGCAAACAAGGCTTATAAATCCTCAGTTCTTGATCACAACAATAAGCCTTATTTGTATTCAACAATGTTTTTGGACAAGTACAGTTGGAAAATGATAATAGGTATACCGCTGGAACAATTAGAAGCAGAAGGTTCTTTATATAAGATGGTAAGTTTACTTATTATAATACTTAACGGTATATTTCTCTGCATAGGAATAGTATTTGTTTCAAGGCTCATAACATCACCTATACATAAGCTTTTAAAATCTATGAAAGCAGTTGAACAAGGTGAATTTAACGTTGTACAAATGGAAACTGTCAATGATGAAATAGGTCAGCTGAAAAACGGCTACAACCTGATGGTGGTTGAGATACAGAATCTTATAAAAAAAATAGTAAATGAGCAAAGGACAAAGCGTAAAGCAGAGCTTAATATTTTGCAAGAGCAGATAAAACCCCACTTTTTGTATAATACACTGGATGCAATGGGATATTTGGCACTGGCAGGCAAAAATGAAGAAGTATATGAGGCAATAGAGGCCATGGGGGGTTACTATAGAAAAAGCCTAAGCAAGGGAAGTGAGATAATTTCTGTTGCAGATGAAATTGAAATCGTAAAAGATTATGTATATCTACAGCTTCTCCGGTATGGCGACATTTTTACTGTACACTATGATTTAGATGAAGACACTTTTAAATATAAAACTGTAAAGCTTGTTCTGCAGCCCCTTGTCGAAAACTCAATTTACCACGGTATAAAGCCCAAGGGCGAATATGGGGACATATATATTTCCTCCAAAATTGAAAATGAACATGTTGTGTTTATTGTAGAGGACAATGGCCTTGGCATGAACAAAGAAGACCTGAAGCTTCTGGAAGACCACCGACTTGACGGTAATTTAAACAGTTTTGGTTTAAGAGGGACAATACAAAGAATTAAAATATACTATGACCGAGAAAATTTATATAGCATTGAAAGTACTTATAAAAAGGGTACAAAAATTACCTTGAGAGTACCTATACATCAGGAGGTAAGTAATGAGACAAGATAA
- a CDS encoding ABC transporter permease subunit yields MGKTNTAVSKALPNKLPKKGFGHYLKRDIYLYLLLVLPVAYFILFKYVPMYGIVIAFKEYNIFEGVFASPWIGWDAFREVFKSDDFYRALKNTFLLNGFDMLFGFPAPIILAIIINEVKSVRYKRISQTMLYLPHFLSWVIIGGIALQIFAPNFGMIDTIIKSMGFKTIPFLTEKWHWLATYTGIGIWQSAGWGMIIYLAAITGIPAELYEAADVDGAGRLRKIWSITLPAIKPTIIILFILNIGKISMIGFDRPYILGNQQVKDFSDVISTYVYRVGLQSSRYNIATAVGLFQSIVGLVFLSVTNWIANKSGEQGIW; encoded by the coding sequence ATGGGGAAAACTAATACTGCTGTTTCAAAAGCGTTACCAAATAAACTTCCTAAAAAGGGGTTTGGCCATTACTTAAAAAGAGATATTTATCTTTATTTATTGTTGGTGCTTCCGGTTGCATACTTTATATTATTTAAATATGTACCGATGTATGGCATCGTTATAGCATTCAAAGAATACAACATATTTGAGGGTGTATTTGCCAGTCCTTGGATAGGTTGGGATGCCTTCAGGGAAGTTTTCAAATCCGATGATTTTTACAGAGCACTTAAAAATACATTCCTGCTTAACGGATTTGATATGTTATTCGGATTCCCGGCTCCAATTATTTTAGCAATTATTATTAATGAAGTAAAATCCGTAAGATATAAAAGAATTTCTCAGACAATGCTTTATCTTCCGCACTTCTTGTCATGGGTTATTATCGGAGGTATAGCACTTCAGATATTTGCACCGAATTTTGGTATGATTGATACAATTATCAAATCAATGGGATTTAAAACAATTCCTTTCTTAACTGAAAAGTGGCATTGGTTAGCTACTTATACCGGCATCGGTATATGGCAGAGTGCAGGTTGGGGTATGATCATATATCTCGCAGCTATAACCGGAATACCTGCAGAATTATATGAAGCTGCAGATGTAGACGGTGCGGGAAGACTTAGAAAAATATGGAGCATAACATTGCCGGCAATTAAGCCTACAATAATTATCCTGTTTATATTGAATATAGGTAAGATTTCAATGATAGGATTTGACCGTCCTTATATTCTCGGAAACCAGCAGGTTAAAGACTTTTCGGACGTTATTAGTACTTATGTATACAGGGTCGGACTGCAGTCCTCCAGGTATAACATAGCAACTGCTGTAGGATTGTTCCAGTCAATTGTCGGATTAGTATTCCTGTCAGTAACTAACTGGATAGCAAATAAGAGCGGCGAGCAAGGTATTTGGTAG
- a CDS encoding metallopeptidase TldD-related protein encodes MKELYSIRTIQTSINVSGSRIKSVRGKDITKTGLRIYDGGFIGVSGAIGNYRLEDLEKNARSALKAKIEYPYELNSNKIMEIDVAKEIIKDEDFVYEIEEAIEQLGKNHNGFIFSNKINMDNISVSLCNDKGLDLRFKDRAIDVELVFKEKSSASIMDGFIGFKDRRYDRNDFLSMSDEILSAYKNRVDFTEGNYPVVFLTVDETPLLKFISDLNGRSFGTDTSLFSGKLEKKLFSKEFTLYNSLNPEDTSLMSFFDSEGTFNESYRYPLIEDGILKAANTDKKNAALYKLPYTGSAVSAFDGTPQPGFPNPKVKESDKTAKELLGGDKGIMVLMASGGDFTPQGDFATPVQLAYLFDGEKLLGRLPEIQVSSNVFEMYGSNYRGVSKNVVWPLGGIKSMIMDMKVNKI; translated from the coding sequence ATGAAAGAATTATATTCAATTCGAACCATACAAACGTCAATAAATGTTTCGGGAAGCAGAATCAAATCAGTTAGAGGGAAGGATATAACAAAAACAGGGCTTCGCATATATGATGGGGGTTTTATAGGAGTATCCGGTGCCATAGGCAACTATAGACTGGAGGACCTTGAAAAGAATGCCCGGTCTGCATTGAAAGCAAAAATTGAGTATCCGTACGAATTAAACTCAAATAAAATAATGGAAATTGATGTTGCAAAGGAAATTATTAAAGATGAAGACTTTGTTTATGAAATAGAGGAGGCAATTGAGCAACTGGGGAAAAATCATAACGGCTTCATTTTTTCAAATAAAATCAATATGGATAATATCTCTGTTTCCCTTTGCAATGACAAGGGCCTGGATTTAAGGTTCAAGGACAGGGCGATTGATGTGGAGCTCGTTTTTAAAGAGAAATCCTCTGCCAGCATAATGGATGGTTTTATCGGCTTCAAAGACAGGCGGTATGATAGAAATGACTTTTTGAGTATGTCTGATGAGATACTCAGTGCATATAAAAACAGGGTTGATTTTACAGAAGGAAATTATCCCGTTGTATTCTTAACTGTGGATGAAACTCCTCTTTTGAAGTTTATATCCGATTTGAACGGAAGGTCATTTGGGACAGATACCTCACTCTTTTCAGGAAAATTGGAGAAAAAGTTATTTAGTAAAGAGTTTACACTATATAATTCCTTGAATCCTGAAGATACAAGTTTAATGTCTTTTTTTGATTCGGAAGGGACATTTAATGAAAGCTACAGGTATCCTTTAATAGAAGATGGTATTCTTAAGGCTGCCAATACTGACAAGAAAAATGCCGCATTGTACAAACTGCCATATACAGGAAGTGCCGTAAGTGCATTTGATGGTACTCCTCAGCCGGGCTTCCCAAACCCAAAGGTCAAAGAAAGCGATAAAACGGCAAAAGAGCTCCTCGGCGGAGACAAAGGTATTATGGTACTGATGGCATCAGGTGGTGATTTCACACCCCAAGGCGATTTTGCAACACCTGTTCAGCTGGCATATCTTTTTGACGGGGAAAAATTACTAGGGAGGCTTCCAGAGATTCAAGTGTCTTCCAATGTGTTTGAAATGTATGGAAGCAATTATAGAGGTGTATCCAAAAATGTTGTTTGGCCATTGGGAGGAATTAAATCAATGATTATGGATATGAAGGTTAATAAAATATAG
- a CDS encoding extracellular solute-binding protein, producing MKKLSTRIASLALLTSMSITLFAGCGSNGGTDADSSKSASSSNAAKSGPAVELTVEVFDRATPGYKADDNFQTKWIQENFGKPNNINVKFVPVLRQQEVEKLNVLMASNQAPDISFTYNDGIIYNYVKSGGLTDLGDLLTKNAPNLTKYLGQTLLDYGKFDGKQLAVPAKRVIEGCFSAYIRKDWLDAVGMSVPTTTDEWYQVMKAFKEKDPGKLGDKNYPFSTFVDPNNINWTTSMLLESFKKPISEEQRMTLPNWVIPGFKDGMKFLNKLYNEGILNPQFALDKDGKQYEKDVSQGRIGFMIHNYDYPIRVTPGLITELKKQVPGADMIPCDPFTNSEGKHPKMKYNPNGLYIIVPKASEHAEEAIKYLEWQSKPEVIKFLQNGNKGEQYTDEVDGIPANFIQNDQLADDKKANYTDLSLIVNGKEFGDPAKNIQAASFGYPGFEDTFKKAYEISLADAGYIPHFDTVIESQAKYQKALTDKESEIFVKSITCKPADFDKTYDKLVNEYMKSGGQEIVDEKLAALKKK from the coding sequence ATGAAAAAACTAAGTACCAGAATTGCAAGCTTGGCACTGTTGACATCTATGAGCATTACTCTATTTGCAGGCTGCGGTTCAAACGGCGGAACAGATGCAGATAGTTCAAAGAGTGCTTCATCATCCAATGCGGCAAAATCAGGCCCTGCAGTAGAATTAACCGTAGAAGTTTTCGACAGAGCTACACCCGGGTATAAGGCAGATGATAATTTCCAGACAAAATGGATACAAGAGAACTTCGGTAAGCCGAACAACATTAATGTAAAGTTCGTTCCTGTTTTAAGACAACAGGAAGTAGAAAAGCTGAACGTTCTTATGGCATCAAACCAAGCACCGGATATCAGCTTCACTTACAATGACGGTATTATATACAACTATGTTAAGAGCGGTGGACTTACTGATTTAGGAGACCTTTTAACAAAGAATGCTCCAAATCTTACAAAATATCTTGGTCAAACTTTACTTGATTACGGTAAATTTGATGGAAAACAGCTTGCAGTTCCTGCAAAGAGAGTTATTGAAGGTTGCTTCTCAGCTTATATCCGTAAGGACTGGCTGGATGCAGTTGGAATGTCAGTTCCTACTACTACTGATGAATGGTATCAGGTAATGAAGGCATTTAAGGAAAAGGATCCGGGAAAACTTGGCGACAAGAACTATCCTTTCAGCACATTTGTTGATCCAAACAACATTAACTGGACTACTTCAATGTTGTTAGAATCCTTTAAGAAACCTATTTCAGAAGAACAAAGAATGACATTGCCAAACTGGGTAATTCCAGGATTTAAGGATGGTATGAAATTCTTGAACAAGTTGTACAACGAAGGTATATTGAATCCTCAGTTTGCACTTGATAAAGATGGCAAACAGTATGAAAAAGACGTATCACAAGGAAGAATCGGATTCATGATACATAATTATGATTATCCGATAAGAGTTACTCCCGGTTTGATAACTGAGCTCAAAAAGCAGGTTCCTGGAGCAGATATGATTCCATGTGATCCATTCACAAACTCAGAAGGTAAACATCCAAAAATGAAATATAATCCTAATGGATTGTATATTATAGTTCCAAAAGCTAGTGAACATGCAGAAGAAGCAATTAAGTACCTTGAATGGCAGTCAAAACCTGAAGTAATCAAGTTCCTCCAAAACGGTAATAAGGGCGAACAGTACACAGACGAAGTCGATGGTATTCCAGCTAACTTCATTCAGAATGATCAGCTTGCTGATGACAAGAAAGCTAACTACACTGACTTGTCATTGATTGTTAACGGTAAAGAATTCGGAGATCCAGCAAAGAACATTCAAGCTGCTTCCTTCGGATATCCCGGATTTGAAGATACATTCAAAAAGGCATATGAAATTTCACTTGCAGATGCCGGTTATATTCCACACTTTGATACTGTTATAGAATCACAGGCAAAATACCAGAAGGCTCTTACTGATAAGGAATCAGAAATATTTGTTAAGAGTATCACATGTAAGCCTGCTGATTTCGACAAGACTTATGACAAACTCGTAAATGAGTACATGAAGTCAGGCGGACAGGAAATTGTTGATGAGAAATTAGCTGCATTAAAAAAGAAGTAA